The window TCGTGGTGGGGCGATCGGCCGCTGCGGCTGTGGGTGGCCCGCCGGCTCTACGACTACTGCCACCTGCGTCGGCTACGCGGCCCGGGCGTACGCCCCTGGGTGCTGGCCGGCGAGCAGCGCGGCCGGGGCCCGGACAACGAGCCGCTGGTGCGGTGCCGCCGGCCGGTCGCGTGGGTGTCGGAGCGGGCGCTGCGGGAGGCGGACCGGGTCGTCGATGCGCAGGCGTCGACGGAGTGGGGACCGCTGCACCGGGCCGACTGATCCGCCCCGCGACCAGGTCGGCCTCCCCCACCGCCCCGGAGGGTCTGGCGGCCCGGGGGCGCGGGTCGCTAGGTTTCAGCTTCGGGTATCTCACTGTCGTCGATCGGGGGAAGTCGGCCGCGTGTCGCACATCGAGAAGATCACCGGGGAACTGCGCGCCTTGACGACCGGCGTCGACAGGGCGCAGGCGCTGGCGTCCGCCGCCGACAACCAGGCGCAGGAGGTTGCCCTGCGCGCCGCCGGCGCCGGCTTCGCCGCCGTGGCGGCGGGCGTGATCCGGGTACGCGACGGCATCTCGGCCGTCCGGGGCAGCCTGGGCAGCCTCGCGACCACCATCGGCGAGGCCACGAAGGCCACCGCGGCCGTCCCGCAGGAGGCCAGCCCGCACGAGACGATCACCGGCCTGGCACCGGTGCACAACGCGTGCGACGGCATCCGCGACACCGCCGCCGCCACCATCGCGCAGGTCCGCGAGACACGACAACTCGTCACCACCGTCCTGCACGGCGGCCAACCGGGCCCTCTCGTGCAGTCCCTGGAGAGCATCACGCAGGTCCTGAGCCTGGTCGCCCAACGCACCGCCAGCGCCCGGCAGGCGGTCGAGACGGCGATCGCCGAGGCCCGACAGCTGGGGTCGGCGGGAAACTGACCGGGGCTGGCGGCACCACACCGACCAGCCCTACCTCGACCGCCGACGCCGGCACCGCCGGCCGCCACCCTGGGCACGAGGATCCCATCCACGACCCGGCCCACGACTCCGCGCCGTGGACCAGACCCGCCACCGGCACCGCCGGCGGCACACCGACCGGACCACGCACCCGAATCCCGGCCAATGAGAGACCGGCCGAACGCCGCAGCCTGGAACTGGAGAACGAGGCCGCCGACACGGTCGCCAGCAGTGGCTATCGGGTGCACCAGAACCCCACGAAACAGGAGATCGCGACGGCCAAGCTGAATGCCGGCGACGTCGTCGACGAAAAGAGGTCGCCGGATTACCTGATCGAAGGGCTGGTCTTCGATTGCTACGCTCCCACTTCCTCTGCGGCACCACGCTCCATCTCAAGTGCGGTGAGCAGGAAGGTCGGGCGGCGGCAGAGCCAACGGGTAGTACTGAACCTCCAGGACTGGCGGGGAGATCCCGCCGCCCTGCAAAAGCAGTTCGACGACTGGCCGGTACCGGGGCTGAAGGAGTTGGTGGCCGTCACACGGAGCGGCCAGATCGTCCAGATCGTCCGGCGGGACTGAGGAAGGTCGAACGCATGTCCATCACCTATCGACTGACGCTCGCGGGCGACGTCCCGCTGGACCGGATGGCCTCGCTGGTCGCCCCCGAGGCGGCCGAGACCACGACGCACTCCGGCGCCCGGATGCTCAGCGCCGACCTGAACGAGGAGTGCGGCTACGCCGTCAGCATCGTCGCCGGCAGCCGGGGCTACTACGGGGCCGAGGACGACGGCGGCGTCCCGTGGGAGTGGGAACCGGCAACCTACGTCGACATCGACTTCCACATGCGAAAGGACACGCTGGGGGAGAAGGGCAGGCCGCACATGCTTCGGACCGTGGGCCGGGTGCTGGCCGACCGGCCCGAGGACGCGGCGCTGGTGCTCAACGACAACTGGTTGCTGCTGACCCGGGTGAACGGCGTGATCCGCCGGCACAACGAGGCCGACTGGTACGACGAGGCGTACGACAGCTTCCTGCCCAGCTGACCGCCGCCCGCCGGATTGGCCGTTTCGGGTCCCCCTGGCGCGGGCGCGGCCGTCCTACCATCGGATCGTGGCGAACTTCGATGTCCCGGCAGCGGTCGCGACGATCTGGCAGCGGCAGGCTGCCTGGTCACGGGCGTCCGGTGAGGCCAAGCGTGCGATCACCCGTGCGCGGTTGACCATCGCCGCGCTCACCGTGGGGGCCGCCGTGTGCGGCACCCTCGCCAACCAGCTCGGGCACGCCCACCCCGGTGTGGGGCGGGCGCTCGCGATCGTCGCGGCGGCGGCGCTGCTCGTGGTGCCGCTGGCGGCCCGGTGGTCCTCCCGGGAGGCGGTGCACGCGTGGACCCGGCTCCGCTCGGTCTCCGAGGCGCTGAAGGCGGACACCTACCGCTATCTCGCCGGGGTCGCCCCGTTCGGCGGCGCGGACCGGGACGCTGTCCTGCTCGGCCGGTTCGACGCGCTCATGGACGACGCCGGCGACCTGGTCGGCCGCACCCTGGACGCGCCGCCGGCCGACCGTCCGCTGCCAGCCGTCTCGGACGTGGCGACGTACGTGACGGAACGGTTGCAGCGGCAGGTCGACGGCTACTACCTGCCGGCGGCCCGCCGGATGGCCCGCGCCGCGCGGCGGGTCCGGTACGCGGCGACGGGGCTCACGATCGCCGCCGCCCTGGTCTCCGCGACGGTCGGGGTGCTCGGCGACAACCTCGGCCTCACCGCCTGGATCGGTGTCGCGGCGGCCGTGACCACGGCGCTGGTCGGCTACGGCTCAGCCCAGCAGTACGAGCACCACCAGATCGAGTACGCCCGCACCGCCGACCAGCTGACCCGGCTGC is drawn from Micromonospora sp. NBC_01740 and contains these coding sequences:
- a CDS encoding DUF6244 family protein; the protein is MSHIEKITGELRALTTGVDRAQALASAADNQAQEVALRAAGAGFAAVAAGVIRVRDGISAVRGSLGSLATTIGEATKATAAVPQEASPHETITGLAPVHNACDGIRDTAAATIAQVRETRQLVTTVLHGGQPGPLVQSLESITQVLSLVAQRTASARQAVETAIAEARQLGSAGN
- a CDS encoding DUF4231 domain-containing protein, whose protein sequence is MANFDVPAAVATIWQRQAAWSRASGEAKRAITRARLTIAALTVGAAVCGTLANQLGHAHPGVGRALAIVAAAALLVVPLAARWSSREAVHAWTRLRSVSEALKADTYRYLAGVAPFGGADRDAVLLGRFDALMDDAGDLVGRTLDAPPADRPLPAVSDVATYVTERLQRQVDGYYLPAARRMARAARRVRYAATGLTIAAALVSATVGVLGDNLGLTAWIGVAAAVTTALVGYGSAQQYEHHQIEYARTADQLTRLRTAREAGLGWAGDDAFVAEAERIISLSNEGWMAKMIEQDGAAQP
- a CDS encoding DUF6098 family protein, with amino-acid sequence MSGSGRGNWNTMGVVRYEAVLPVVDELDQLVDLLRKAAPGEQLYVRWSRGPGVDLSGEHGSGQSSKDALTGIDLPGLSANPLAVESWWGDRPLRLWVARRLYDYCHLRRLRGPGVRPWVLAGEQRGRGPDNEPLVRCRRPVAWVSERALREADRVVDAQASTEWGPLHRAD
- a CDS encoding SitI3 family protein: MSITYRLTLAGDVPLDRMASLVAPEAAETTTHSGARMLSADLNEECGYAVSIVAGSRGYYGAEDDGGVPWEWEPATYVDIDFHMRKDTLGEKGRPHMLRTVGRVLADRPEDAALVLNDNWLLLTRVNGVIRRHNEADWYDEAYDSFLPS